The following coding sequences are from one SAR86 cluster bacterium window:
- a CDS encoding TonB-dependent receptor, with translation MKKIYLFLLIFANPFVFSQEDSENIEELFVVGTKASIISAIEKQRESDQIISVIDSDALGEFPDTTAAEALRRISGISVENDQGEGRYVTVRGLSGDLNNISVNGATIPAPEGGRKVMLDGLPTELLDSIEVYKSLTPDQDLDSIGGRVEFNTKSALDLDGTYFKLKANTQYNDQTYNNDNPKISLTYGDLISENVGHIIGLTYSKKQVITYNNETGFPAWAATGGNYAIDDDFESRYYDLTRERLGITYDIDYRINDESSMYANILWNEYVDDELRYKDEYGKLKNSNVTAVGSTITEIRRDAEVRVREEVRTIRTFILGGNTIVNGWDAEFAFSNSFAEEDDTDNVDAKFRSSTFKAAACGGPCGSFDYSNPQIPRMTLATAITTGAGNIYDPASMGVDEIEEEDSVIDDTISSFQADFTKEGFTVSDIPTTLKFGFKYSTREKEKTVSGFASDPGTSQSNYNPITTPVNWPWPNVFGPMADPATIFALQGTFGSLTNNYAKPNFDKDFVSEEDITALYLMGTMEFENAVVIAGLRAEDTSFDTLGYNKEDDSTIRASKNYTFVSPSVNVKYFVNDDTIVRGAIFRSLSRPGFGETAPVADFKSDGTAADGSTIYKGEMGNPDLEPYESTNLDLSFERYYENGAVSIGYFRKDVKNAIYPQVTAGVVGGINFSELETYINSEKSTVDGIEFNFFSEFVNLPEPFDGLFISLNLTEVDAESDVPSAAGVFTVPFRKLADSTRNLSIGYDKGKVDMRLSLAQRSDYLDYLADDDIETTVDNLNYDNIRFTDDHSQIDFTAKYYLDDNLTLKLDLININDEPEFYYWGNPSRLSQYDEYGRSATIGFTYKY, from the coding sequence TCCGATCAGATTATATCTGTTATAGATTCAGATGCATTAGGTGAATTTCCAGATACTACCGCTGCAGAGGCTTTAAGAAGAATCTCAGGTATTTCAGTTGAAAACGACCAAGGTGAGGGCCGTTATGTTACTGTTAGAGGTCTTTCTGGAGACTTAAACAATATTTCTGTCAATGGCGCAACTATTCCAGCACCAGAAGGTGGAAGAAAAGTGATGCTCGACGGTCTACCAACAGAACTTCTAGATTCTATTGAAGTATACAAATCTTTAACTCCTGATCAAGATCTTGATTCTATTGGTGGAAGAGTTGAGTTTAATACGAAAAGCGCTCTAGACTTGGATGGCACGTATTTCAAACTAAAAGCAAATACCCAATACAACGATCAAACATATAATAATGATAATCCTAAAATCTCCCTCACCTACGGAGATCTGATTAGTGAAAATGTGGGACATATAATTGGTCTTACTTATTCTAAAAAACAAGTAATTACTTACAACAATGAAACCGGTTTTCCTGCTTGGGCTGCCACTGGTGGAAACTATGCAATAGATGATGATTTTGAAAGCAGATATTATGATTTAACCAGAGAAAGATTAGGTATTACTTACGACATTGACTATAGGATCAATGATGAATCATCTATGTATGCAAATATTTTATGGAATGAATACGTGGATGATGAGCTCAGATATAAAGATGAGTACGGGAAGTTAAAAAACAGTAATGTTACTGCTGTAGGAAGCACTATTACAGAAATAAGAAGAGATGCAGAAGTAAGAGTTAGGGAGGAAGTTAGAACAATCAGAACATTCATTCTAGGTGGTAACACAATAGTCAACGGTTGGGATGCAGAGTTTGCATTTTCGAATTCTTTTGCTGAAGAAGATGATACAGACAATGTTGATGCAAAGTTTAGAAGCAGTACCTTTAAGGCAGCTGCTTGTGGAGGACCTTGTGGATCTTTTGATTATTCAAATCCTCAAATACCACGTATGACTCTAGCTACTGCAATTACTACTGGGGCTGGAAATATTTATGATCCAGCAAGCATGGGAGTAGATGAGATTGAAGAGGAAGATTCTGTAATTGATGACACAATATCATCATTTCAGGCTGATTTTACAAAAGAAGGTTTTACGGTTTCTGATATTCCAACGACTTTAAAATTTGGCTTCAAATATAGCACTCGAGAAAAAGAAAAAACTGTTTCAGGTTTCGCTTCGGATCCTGGTACTTCTCAATCAAATTACAATCCAATCACTACACCAGTTAACTGGCCTTGGCCAAATGTATTTGGTCCCATGGCAGATCCTGCAACAATCTTCGCTCTTCAGGGCACATTTGGTTCATTAACAAATAACTATGCAAAACCTAACTTTGACAAAGATTTTGTTTCTGAAGAAGATATCACAGCACTTTATTTAATGGGCACAATGGAATTTGAAAATGCAGTTGTGATTGCTGGTCTAAGGGCAGAGGACACTTCATTTGATACACTTGGATACAATAAAGAAGATGACTCTACTATTAGAGCATCTAAAAATTACACATTCGTATCACCAAGTGTAAACGTAAAATACTTCGTCAATGACGACACAATAGTTCGTGGTGCAATTTTTCGATCTTTATCTAGACCTGGATTTGGTGAAACTGCTCCCGTAGCAGACTTTAAATCGGATGGAACTGCAGCGGATGGAAGTACAATTTATAAGGGAGAAATGGGTAATCCTGACTTAGAACCATATGAATCTACAAATCTAGATCTTAGTTTTGAAAGATATTATGAAAATGGCGCAGTATCAATAGGTTATTTTAGGAAAGATGTTAAAAATGCTATTTATCCTCAAGTTACAGCAGGTGTTGTTGGAGGGATTAACTTTAGCGAATTAGAAACATACATTAACAGTGAAAAGTCAACAGTTGATGGAATTGAATTCAATTTTTTCAGTGAATTTGTGAATCTTCCTGAACCATTTGATGGTTTATTCATCTCATTAAATTTAACTGAAGTTGACGCTGAAAGTGATGTTCCTAGCGCTGCCGGTGTGTTTACCGTTCCATTTAGAAAACTCGCTGATAGCACAAGAAATTTATCAATTGGGTACGACAAAGGAAAAGTTGACATGAGACTCTCGTTAGCTCAAAGAAGCGATTACTTAGATTATCTTGCTGATGATGATATAGAAACTACTGTAGATAATCTAAATTATGACAATATCAGATTTACTGACGATCATTCGCAAATAGACTTTACAGCCAAATATTATTTGGATGATAATTTAACTCTTAAATTAGACTTAATTAATATAAATGACGAACCAGAATTCTATTATTGGGGCAATCCTTCAAGACTTTCTCAATATGATGAATATGGTAGAAGTGCGACAATTGGTTTCACTTATAAGTACTAA